One window of the Anopheles aquasalis chromosome X, idAnoAquaMG_Q_19, whole genome shotgun sequence genome contains the following:
- the LOC126578738 gene encoding mitogen-activated protein kinase kinase kinase 15 isoform X1 produces the protein MEEVDTHGVSNSKTGGSMSNLSDTPSTIPVVGNAIAHGGAVHQQRPRMDIAVVIDCEHSAFLSHRKAALEEVRQACSQAGANLQLLLFEVLDYGDLKTLEAFYNADVVVVDLSVQTQQSTLCYQLGVRESFEMNENIVIYNDTHNEATLRMKISCGNYQFVSYRLHDSAVLVTSPLKGVSDEPAIGPGTQGQQQQPQPQQPQPQPQASAQPITLLAALRKLFQDVEIQSKAHLREKFLADLRGLRDQHAGNVEELQRMLRNMRKRLDDPHVLSKEIVQTYMLSLRDVQDYDAMVQLVDDLQTIPNKQNYINTGHMHYLYAFALNRRNREGDRERALRTCTKALEKKENHFPDMLCLYGRIYKDMFVESNHTDQESLRNAIIWYRKSFEVQPNEFAGINLATLLVIDGKDFADTELQYITMKLNNLIGKKGSLAQIRDYWNVATFFEISVLAENYAKAIQAAECMFMLRPPKWYLKSTIGNITLIDRARKRTEDAGTGLPIEQQIFQFWMEFFMEATAPEPTSTVRFPILILEPQKVYMPSYVAIHMDAEQKSIDISNICLQHAKGTCLKLHDFNFQANQIKSVSLYKRDERCAYLYVQQNSDDFQMFFPSVQCRQTFYDLILQMTADQGSGFIDLSSAETTADELKYEYETDDHGRRIILGKGTYGTVYAARDLTTQVKIAVKEVPERNTHDVQPLHEEIKLHSQLRHRNIVQYWGSKSEDNFFKIFMEQVPGGSLSALLRSKWGPLKETAIAFYSPQILEGLKYLHDQKIVHRDIKGDNVLVNTYSGVVKISDFGTSKRLAGINPVTETFTGTLQYMAPEVIDQGVRGYGPAADIWSFGCTVVEMATGKPPFIELGCPQAAMFKVGFYKTHPTIPPELSERAKRFILRCFEVNVDLRATAAGLLDDPFLCDMNKKMRPSISSSSASGIIGGVSGAGGAGGGVPSITGASGYEFARSVSMPADRHVTKPHTTSSSSSQQGTAVAGHTPTIGSDSNSTAFYSTAATITSPTAPRPASVRSRNRQLSQLTPIKMPKQSAAGGGGGGGGVGNSIGNLAETPSLEIESAEQTPTTFHLNRRSSSGVLLSPEVELTSSTTSKSPLGAVGEASESDGFYLLKKDSQRRTTLDKVLYHDVNKICEVWLDKIESDRKEKVVITRGHLETLLNALRRYIAEQRKEALEQAIGQLKERLDFDSTAIDHLHLALYSFQDAVNTVLRSHNIKPHWMFALDNLVKSAVQAGIMILSPELGANLAGQTPNDDEDEYENEETGCAGVTGGAGGGTGTGTGTGGGQAPVNRTVTRARPLAVVRDSRRHYARDEHDCVTLRHCDDDEEDDEEEDDEEEEDEDEGDEQEEGYRGGRNVHRAYRNGTTGLVGSASSTTIITTTGVPHRGAKRNAELRAEITRLKECILESQRAYEATFRALLDNGAFTRCLSDQLVALIERGIERDERHHGTKRPFAGNQADEATVDMPDKERNEEDKKKERRNEEPDRALLDSWLQQQGIESTVSRQRILREGFRFRDFLYDLERDDLCRLGLRMGEQLRIWSALKAHRQQQHHRPTATNARDHNCRHNNAIDENNHQPASGTHDPQRYSYREEDEDFH, from the exons ATACTCATGGAgtgagcaacagcaaaaccggCGGCAGCATGTCTAACTTAAGTGATACACCGAGCACAATACCGGTCGTGGGGAACGCGATAGCCCACGGTGGTGCCGTACACCAACAGCGGCCCCGGATGGACATTGCGGTGGTGATTGACTGTGAGCACAGTGCCTTTCTTAGCCACCGGAAAGCGGCACTGGAGGAGGTGCGCCAGGCGTGTAGCCAAGCCGGTGCCAACCTGCAGCTGCTCCTGTTCGAGGTGCTGGACTACGGTGACCTCAAAACGCTCGAAGCCTTCTACAACGCCGACGTTGTCGTGGTGGATTTAAGCGTGCAAACGCAACAGAGCACCCTTTGCTACCAGCTCGGGGTGCGCGAGAGCTTCGAGATGAACGAAAACATTGTCATCTACAACGATACACACAACGAGGCGACGTTGCGGATGAAAATCTCCTGCGGTAACTACCAGTTCGTGTCGTACCGGTTGCACGACAGTGCCGTGTTGGTGACGAGCCCGCTCAAGGGTGTTAGCGATGAGCCAGCGATCGGGCCGGGCACGCAaggtcaacagcaacagccgcaaccgcaacagccgcaaccgcaaccacaaGCAAGTGCGCAACCGATCACGCTACTGGCCGCACTGCGCAAACTATTCCAGGACGTGGAAATTCAATCGAAGGCCCATTTGCGCGAAAAGTTTCTAGCGGATTTGCGGGGCTTGCGCGATCAGCACGCGGGCAATGTGGAGGAGCTGCAGCGGATGCTGCGCAACATGCGCAAACGGCTCGACGATCCGCACGTCCTCTCGAAGGAGATCGTCCAAACGTACATGCTGTCGTTGCGGGACGTCCAGGATTACGATGCGATGGTGCAGCTGGTCGACGATCTGCAGACAATTCCGAACAAGCAGAACTACATCAACACCGGCCACATGCACTACCTGTACGCGTTTGCGCTGAACCGTCGCAACCGCGAGGGGGACCGGGAGCGGGCACTGCGTACCTGTACGAAAGCgttggagaaaaaggaaaaccactTCCCGGATATGCTGTGTTTGTACGGCCGGATCTACAAGGACATGTTCGTCGAGTCGAACCACACCGACCAGGAGAGCCTGCGGAACGCGATCATCTGGTACCGGAAGTCGTTCGAGGTGCAACCGAACGAGTTCGCCGGCATCAACCTGGCGACGCTGCTCGTGATCGATGGGAAAGATTTCGCCGACACCGAGCTCCAGTACATCACGATGAAGCTGAACAACTTGATCGGGAAGAAAGGTTCACTGGCCCAGATCCGGGACTACTGGAATGTGGCTACATTTTTCGAGATTTCGGTACTGGCGGAAAACTACGCCAAAGCGATCCAGGCAGCGGAGTGTATGTTTATGTTGCGGCCCCCGAAATGGTACCTCAAGTCGACCATCGGTAACATTACGCTGATCGATCGGGCACGCAAGCGCACGGAGGATGCCGGCACGGGCCTTCCGATCGAGCagcaaattttccaattttggaTGGAATTTTTCATGGAAGCAACGGCACCGGAACCAACGAGCACGGTACGGTTTCCGATTCTCATACTGGAACCCCAGAAGGTGTACATGCCGAGCTATGTGGCGATCCACATGGATGCGGAGCAGAAGTCGATCGACATTTCCAACATTTGCCTACAGCACGCCAAGGGTACGTGCCTGAAGCTGCACGATTTCAACTTTCAAgcgaatcaaatcaaatcggtCAGTCTGTACAAGCGGGACGAACGGTGCGCTTACCTGTACGTGCAGCAGAACTCGGACGATTTTCAGATGTTTTTCCCCTCGGTGCAGTGCCGGCAAACGTTTTACGATCTTATCCTGCAGATGACCGCTGACCAGGGGTCGGGCTTTATCGATCTGTCGTCCGCGGAAACAACGGCGGACGAGCTGAAGTACGAGTACGAAACGGATGACCACGGGCGGCGCATCATTCTCGGCAAGGGCACGTACGGGACGGTGTATGCGGCCCGTGATCTAACAACGCAGGTAAAGATCGCCGTGAAGGAAGTGCCCGAACGTAACACGCACGATGTGCAGCCGCTACACGAAGAGATTAAGCTACACTCGCAGCTCCGGCACCGGAACATCGTCCAGTACTGGGGTTCCAAGTCGGAGGATAACTTTTTCAAAATCTTCATGGAGCAGGTCCCGGGCGGTTCGCTGTCGGCGCTGCTCCGCTCCAAGTGGGGCCCACTGAAGGAGACGGCGATCGCGTTCTACTCGCCACAGATCCTTGAAGGGCTGAAGTATCTGCACGATCAGAAGATTGTCCACCGGGACATCAAGGGTGATAATGTGCTGGTGAACACGTACAGCGGTGTGGTGAAGATTTCCGACTTTGGCACCTCGAAACGGCTGGCCGGTATTAACCCGGTGACGGAAACGTTCACCGGTACGCTCCAGTACATGGCACCGGAGGTGATCGATCAGGGTGTGCGGGGGTACGGCCCGGCGGCCGACATCTGGTCGTTCGGGTGCACCGTCGTGGAGATGGCGACCGGTAAACCACCGTTCATCGAGCTCGGTTGCCCGCAGGCGGCCATGTTTAAGGTGGGTTTCTATAAGACGCACCCAACCATCCCGCCGGAGCTGTCCGAGCGTGCCAAGCGCTTCATTCTCCGGTGCTTCGAGGTGAACGTGGATCTGCGGGCGACCGCCGCCGGATTACTGGATGATCCGTTCCTGTGCGA CATGAACAAGAAGATGCGCCCAtcgatcagtagcagcagtgcgaGCGGAATTATCGGTGGTGTATCGGGGGCAGGCGGTGCTGGCGGCGGTGTCCCATCGATTACCGGTGCGTCGGGCTATGAGTTTGCCCGCAGCGTTAGTATGCCGGCCGATCGGCACGTGACGAAACCGCacaccacgtcgtcgtcgtcgtcgcagcagGGCACGGCGGTAGCCGGCCACACACcgacgatcggatcggacagCAA TTCCACGGCATTCTATTCAACGGCAGCGACCATAACCAGTCCGACTGCACCGAGGCCGGCCTCGGTTCGATCTCGGAACAGACAGCTGTCTCAGCTAACACCGATCAAAATGCCCAAAcagagtgctgctggtggtggtggtggtggtggaggtgttgGGAACAGTATCGG CAACCTAGCCGAAACACCGTCGCTGGAGATTGAATCGGCGGAGCAAACTCCTACCACCTTTCACCTGAATCGTCGCAGCTCGTCTGGCGTACTGCTCTCACCGGAG GTGGAGCTAACTTCGTCGACGACCAGCAAGTCACCGCTCGGTGCCGTCGGTgaggcgagcgagagcgacggGTTTTACTTGCTAAAGAAGGACTCGCAACGACGCACGACGCTGGACAAGGTGCTGTACCACGATGTGAACAAGATCTGCGAGGTGTGGCTGGACAAGATCGAGTCGGACCGGAAGGAGAAAGTTGTGATAACGCGCGGTCACCTCGAAACGCTGCTGAACGCGTTGCGCCGGTACATTGCGGAGCAGCGCAAGGAAGCGCTCGAGCAAGCGATCGGCCAGCTGAAGGAGCGGCTCGATTTCGACTCTACCGCCATCGACCATCTGCACCTGGCGCTGTACTCGTTCCAGGATGCGGTCAACACGGTGTTGCGGTCGCACAACATTAAACCGCACTGGATGTTTGCGCTGGACAATCTGGTCAAGAGTGCGGTACAGGCGGGCATTATGATACTGTCGCCGGAGCTCGGTGCAAATCTTGCCGGCCAAACAccgaacgatgacgaggatgagtACGAGAACGAGGAAACGGGTTGCGCGGGCGTTactggtggtgcaggtggtggCACTGGTACTGGTACTGGTACTGGTGGGGGACAGGCGCCAGTGAACCGAACAGTTACCCGGGCCCGCCCGCTAGCGGTAGTGCGGGACTCGCGGCGCCATTATGCACGGGATGAGCACGATTGTGTGACGCTGCGCCActgtgacgatgacgaggaggacgatgaggaggaggatgacgaggaggaggaggacgaggacgaggggGACGAACAGGAGGAAGGATATCGTGGCGGGCGAAATGTTCACCGAGCGTACCGCAACGGGACCACCGGGCTAGTCGGTTCcgccagctccaccaccatcattaccaccaccggggTGCCGCACCGGGGTGCCAAACGAAATGCGGAGCTGCGTGCGGAAATAACAAGACTGAAGGAATGCATTCTAGAATCTCAGCGAGCGTACGAAGCCACGTTCCGGGCGCTGCTCGACAACGGTGCGTTCACGCGCTGCCTTAGCGACCAGCTGGTCGCACTGATCGAGCGGGGGATCGAGCGGGACGAacggcaccacggcaccaaGCGCCCGTTCGCTGGCAACCAAGCGGACGAAGCGACTGTCGACATGCCCGACAAAGAGCGGAACGAGGAGGATAAGAAGAAAGAGCGCCGGAACGAGGAGCCCGATCGAGCCCTGCTCGACagctggctgcagcagcagggcatcgAGAGCACCGTCAGCCGCCAACGGATATTGCGCGAAGGTTTCCGCTTCCGGGATTTCCTGTACGATCTCGAACGGGACGATCTGTGCCGGCTAGGGTTGAG AATGGGAGAACAGCTACGGATCTGGAGTGCGCTAAAGGCgcaccggcaacagcaacaccatcgaCCAACAGCCACCAACGCCCGCGACCACAACTGCCGGCACAACAATGCGATCGACGAAAACAATCACCAGCCGGCCAGCGGCACGCACGACCCGCAACGATACTCATACCGCGAGGAGGATGAAGACTTTCACTAA
- the LOC126578738 gene encoding mitogen-activated protein kinase kinase kinase 15 isoform X3, translated as MSNLSDTPSTIPVVGNAIAHGGAVHQQRPRMDIAVVIDCEHSAFLSHRKAALEEVRQACSQAGANLQLLLFEVLDYGDLKTLEAFYNADVVVVDLSVQTQQSTLCYQLGVRESFEMNENIVIYNDTHNEATLRMKISCGNYQFVSYRLHDSAVLVTSPLKGVSDEPAIGPGTQGQQQQPQPQQPQPQPQASAQPITLLAALRKLFQDVEIQSKAHLREKFLADLRGLRDQHAGNVEELQRMLRNMRKRLDDPHVLSKEIVQTYMLSLRDVQDYDAMVQLVDDLQTIPNKQNYINTGHMHYLYAFALNRRNREGDRERALRTCTKALEKKENHFPDMLCLYGRIYKDMFVESNHTDQESLRNAIIWYRKSFEVQPNEFAGINLATLLVIDGKDFADTELQYITMKLNNLIGKKGSLAQIRDYWNVATFFEISVLAENYAKAIQAAECMFMLRPPKWYLKSTIGNITLIDRARKRTEDAGTGLPIEQQIFQFWMEFFMEATAPEPTSTVRFPILILEPQKVYMPSYVAIHMDAEQKSIDISNICLQHAKGTCLKLHDFNFQANQIKSVSLYKRDERCAYLYVQQNSDDFQMFFPSVQCRQTFYDLILQMTADQGSGFIDLSSAETTADELKYEYETDDHGRRIILGKGTYGTVYAARDLTTQVKIAVKEVPERNTHDVQPLHEEIKLHSQLRHRNIVQYWGSKSEDNFFKIFMEQVPGGSLSALLRSKWGPLKETAIAFYSPQILEGLKYLHDQKIVHRDIKGDNVLVNTYSGVVKISDFGTSKRLAGINPVTETFTGTLQYMAPEVIDQGVRGYGPAADIWSFGCTVVEMATGKPPFIELGCPQAAMFKVGFYKTHPTIPPELSERAKRFILRCFEVNVDLRATAAGLLDDPFLCDMNKKMRPSISSSSASGIIGGVSGAGGAGGGVPSITGASGYEFARSVSMPADRHVTKPHTTSSSSSQQGTAVAGHTPTIGSDSNSTAFYSTAATITSPTAPRPASVRSRNRQLSQLTPIKMPKQSAAGGGGGGGGVGNSIGNLAETPSLEIESAEQTPTTFHLNRRSSSGVLLSPEVELTSSTTSKSPLGAVGEASESDGFYLLKKDSQRRTTLDKVLYHDVNKICEVWLDKIESDRKEKVVITRGHLETLLNALRRYIAEQRKEALEQAIGQLKERLDFDSTAIDHLHLALYSFQDAVNTVLRSHNIKPHWMFALDNLVKSAVQAGIMILSPELGANLAGQTPNDDEDEYENEETGCAGVTGGAGGGTGTGTGTGGGQAPVNRTVTRARPLAVVRDSRRHYARDEHDCVTLRHCDDDEEDDEEEDDEEEEDEDEGDEQEEGYRGGRNVHRAYRNGTTGLVGSASSTTIITTTGVPHRGAKRNAELRAEITRLKECILESQRAYEATFRALLDNGAFTRCLSDQLVALIERGIERDERHHGTKRPFAGNQADEATVDMPDKERNEEDKKKERRNEEPDRALLDSWLQQQGIESTVSRQRILREGFRFRDFLYDLERDDLCRLGLRMGEQLRIWSALKAHRQQQHHRPTATNARDHNCRHNNAIDENNHQPASGTHDPQRYSYREEDEDFH; from the exons ATGTCTAACTTAAGTGATACACCGAGCACAATACCGGTCGTGGGGAACGCGATAGCCCACGGTGGTGCCGTACACCAACAGCGGCCCCGGATGGACATTGCGGTGGTGATTGACTGTGAGCACAGTGCCTTTCTTAGCCACCGGAAAGCGGCACTGGAGGAGGTGCGCCAGGCGTGTAGCCAAGCCGGTGCCAACCTGCAGCTGCTCCTGTTCGAGGTGCTGGACTACGGTGACCTCAAAACGCTCGAAGCCTTCTACAACGCCGACGTTGTCGTGGTGGATTTAAGCGTGCAAACGCAACAGAGCACCCTTTGCTACCAGCTCGGGGTGCGCGAGAGCTTCGAGATGAACGAAAACATTGTCATCTACAACGATACACACAACGAGGCGACGTTGCGGATGAAAATCTCCTGCGGTAACTACCAGTTCGTGTCGTACCGGTTGCACGACAGTGCCGTGTTGGTGACGAGCCCGCTCAAGGGTGTTAGCGATGAGCCAGCGATCGGGCCGGGCACGCAaggtcaacagcaacagccgcaaccgcaacagccgcaaccgcaaccacaaGCAAGTGCGCAACCGATCACGCTACTGGCCGCACTGCGCAAACTATTCCAGGACGTGGAAATTCAATCGAAGGCCCATTTGCGCGAAAAGTTTCTAGCGGATTTGCGGGGCTTGCGCGATCAGCACGCGGGCAATGTGGAGGAGCTGCAGCGGATGCTGCGCAACATGCGCAAACGGCTCGACGATCCGCACGTCCTCTCGAAGGAGATCGTCCAAACGTACATGCTGTCGTTGCGGGACGTCCAGGATTACGATGCGATGGTGCAGCTGGTCGACGATCTGCAGACAATTCCGAACAAGCAGAACTACATCAACACCGGCCACATGCACTACCTGTACGCGTTTGCGCTGAACCGTCGCAACCGCGAGGGGGACCGGGAGCGGGCACTGCGTACCTGTACGAAAGCgttggagaaaaaggaaaaccactTCCCGGATATGCTGTGTTTGTACGGCCGGATCTACAAGGACATGTTCGTCGAGTCGAACCACACCGACCAGGAGAGCCTGCGGAACGCGATCATCTGGTACCGGAAGTCGTTCGAGGTGCAACCGAACGAGTTCGCCGGCATCAACCTGGCGACGCTGCTCGTGATCGATGGGAAAGATTTCGCCGACACCGAGCTCCAGTACATCACGATGAAGCTGAACAACTTGATCGGGAAGAAAGGTTCACTGGCCCAGATCCGGGACTACTGGAATGTGGCTACATTTTTCGAGATTTCGGTACTGGCGGAAAACTACGCCAAAGCGATCCAGGCAGCGGAGTGTATGTTTATGTTGCGGCCCCCGAAATGGTACCTCAAGTCGACCATCGGTAACATTACGCTGATCGATCGGGCACGCAAGCGCACGGAGGATGCCGGCACGGGCCTTCCGATCGAGCagcaaattttccaattttggaTGGAATTTTTCATGGAAGCAACGGCACCGGAACCAACGAGCACGGTACGGTTTCCGATTCTCATACTGGAACCCCAGAAGGTGTACATGCCGAGCTATGTGGCGATCCACATGGATGCGGAGCAGAAGTCGATCGACATTTCCAACATTTGCCTACAGCACGCCAAGGGTACGTGCCTGAAGCTGCACGATTTCAACTTTCAAgcgaatcaaatcaaatcggtCAGTCTGTACAAGCGGGACGAACGGTGCGCTTACCTGTACGTGCAGCAGAACTCGGACGATTTTCAGATGTTTTTCCCCTCGGTGCAGTGCCGGCAAACGTTTTACGATCTTATCCTGCAGATGACCGCTGACCAGGGGTCGGGCTTTATCGATCTGTCGTCCGCGGAAACAACGGCGGACGAGCTGAAGTACGAGTACGAAACGGATGACCACGGGCGGCGCATCATTCTCGGCAAGGGCACGTACGGGACGGTGTATGCGGCCCGTGATCTAACAACGCAGGTAAAGATCGCCGTGAAGGAAGTGCCCGAACGTAACACGCACGATGTGCAGCCGCTACACGAAGAGATTAAGCTACACTCGCAGCTCCGGCACCGGAACATCGTCCAGTACTGGGGTTCCAAGTCGGAGGATAACTTTTTCAAAATCTTCATGGAGCAGGTCCCGGGCGGTTCGCTGTCGGCGCTGCTCCGCTCCAAGTGGGGCCCACTGAAGGAGACGGCGATCGCGTTCTACTCGCCACAGATCCTTGAAGGGCTGAAGTATCTGCACGATCAGAAGATTGTCCACCGGGACATCAAGGGTGATAATGTGCTGGTGAACACGTACAGCGGTGTGGTGAAGATTTCCGACTTTGGCACCTCGAAACGGCTGGCCGGTATTAACCCGGTGACGGAAACGTTCACCGGTACGCTCCAGTACATGGCACCGGAGGTGATCGATCAGGGTGTGCGGGGGTACGGCCCGGCGGCCGACATCTGGTCGTTCGGGTGCACCGTCGTGGAGATGGCGACCGGTAAACCACCGTTCATCGAGCTCGGTTGCCCGCAGGCGGCCATGTTTAAGGTGGGTTTCTATAAGACGCACCCAACCATCCCGCCGGAGCTGTCCGAGCGTGCCAAGCGCTTCATTCTCCGGTGCTTCGAGGTGAACGTGGATCTGCGGGCGACCGCCGCCGGATTACTGGATGATCCGTTCCTGTGCGA CATGAACAAGAAGATGCGCCCAtcgatcagtagcagcagtgcgaGCGGAATTATCGGTGGTGTATCGGGGGCAGGCGGTGCTGGCGGCGGTGTCCCATCGATTACCGGTGCGTCGGGCTATGAGTTTGCCCGCAGCGTTAGTATGCCGGCCGATCGGCACGTGACGAAACCGCacaccacgtcgtcgtcgtcgtcgcagcagGGCACGGCGGTAGCCGGCCACACACcgacgatcggatcggacagCAA TTCCACGGCATTCTATTCAACGGCAGCGACCATAACCAGTCCGACTGCACCGAGGCCGGCCTCGGTTCGATCTCGGAACAGACAGCTGTCTCAGCTAACACCGATCAAAATGCCCAAAcagagtgctgctggtggtggtggtggtggtggaggtgttgGGAACAGTATCGG CAACCTAGCCGAAACACCGTCGCTGGAGATTGAATCGGCGGAGCAAACTCCTACCACCTTTCACCTGAATCGTCGCAGCTCGTCTGGCGTACTGCTCTCACCGGAG GTGGAGCTAACTTCGTCGACGACCAGCAAGTCACCGCTCGGTGCCGTCGGTgaggcgagcgagagcgacggGTTTTACTTGCTAAAGAAGGACTCGCAACGACGCACGACGCTGGACAAGGTGCTGTACCACGATGTGAACAAGATCTGCGAGGTGTGGCTGGACAAGATCGAGTCGGACCGGAAGGAGAAAGTTGTGATAACGCGCGGTCACCTCGAAACGCTGCTGAACGCGTTGCGCCGGTACATTGCGGAGCAGCGCAAGGAAGCGCTCGAGCAAGCGATCGGCCAGCTGAAGGAGCGGCTCGATTTCGACTCTACCGCCATCGACCATCTGCACCTGGCGCTGTACTCGTTCCAGGATGCGGTCAACACGGTGTTGCGGTCGCACAACATTAAACCGCACTGGATGTTTGCGCTGGACAATCTGGTCAAGAGTGCGGTACAGGCGGGCATTATGATACTGTCGCCGGAGCTCGGTGCAAATCTTGCCGGCCAAACAccgaacgatgacgaggatgagtACGAGAACGAGGAAACGGGTTGCGCGGGCGTTactggtggtgcaggtggtggCACTGGTACTGGTACTGGTACTGGTGGGGGACAGGCGCCAGTGAACCGAACAGTTACCCGGGCCCGCCCGCTAGCGGTAGTGCGGGACTCGCGGCGCCATTATGCACGGGATGAGCACGATTGTGTGACGCTGCGCCActgtgacgatgacgaggaggacgatgaggaggaggatgacgaggaggaggaggacgaggacgaggggGACGAACAGGAGGAAGGATATCGTGGCGGGCGAAATGTTCACCGAGCGTACCGCAACGGGACCACCGGGCTAGTCGGTTCcgccagctccaccaccatcattaccaccaccggggTGCCGCACCGGGGTGCCAAACGAAATGCGGAGCTGCGTGCGGAAATAACAAGACTGAAGGAATGCATTCTAGAATCTCAGCGAGCGTACGAAGCCACGTTCCGGGCGCTGCTCGACAACGGTGCGTTCACGCGCTGCCTTAGCGACCAGCTGGTCGCACTGATCGAGCGGGGGATCGAGCGGGACGAacggcaccacggcaccaaGCGCCCGTTCGCTGGCAACCAAGCGGACGAAGCGACTGTCGACATGCCCGACAAAGAGCGGAACGAGGAGGATAAGAAGAAAGAGCGCCGGAACGAGGAGCCCGATCGAGCCCTGCTCGACagctggctgcagcagcagggcatcgAGAGCACCGTCAGCCGCCAACGGATATTGCGCGAAGGTTTCCGCTTCCGGGATTTCCTGTACGATCTCGAACGGGACGATCTGTGCCGGCTAGGGTTGAG AATGGGAGAACAGCTACGGATCTGGAGTGCGCTAAAGGCgcaccggcaacagcaacaccatcgaCCAACAGCCACCAACGCCCGCGACCACAACTGCCGGCACAACAATGCGATCGACGAAAACAATCACCAGCCGGCCAGCGGCACGCACGACCCGCAACGATACTCATACCGCGAGGAGGATGAAGACTTTCACTAA